A DNA window from Scylla paramamosain isolate STU-SP2022 chromosome 10, ASM3559412v1, whole genome shotgun sequence contains the following coding sequences:
- the LOC135104085 gene encoding glycerol-3-phosphate acyltransferase 1, mitochondrial-like isoform X2: MEFIDLRKQNDLTSKTTTSLGLRNLLRVSTNNSDRYFLTRKCCYVFHCLNLRTKFHYPDIPNKLIIKDECVAAALEQVVADEMEQKGLEASDKKAYVTLLAKYTARANKLLHEMKAALSSTLIRLTGYVLFKVFSNLFSSVTVHGGQKEVIERAAQKDMPIIYLPLHRSHVDYLFVTWILFNQQIPAPIVAAGDNLRMPVFGWLLRGLGGFFIKRRLDAAKSRKDILYRSVLQTYMTHSLQAGYNLEFFIEGGRTRTGKPCMPKGGLLSVIVDAYSNGTLEDALIIPIAINYDRLLDGNFIREQMGQSKVPESFWGAVRAIIKVLSTNYGHARIDFGHPFSLREFIQTSKRRDVSHLAISQPQTEPLPGCTPPLSPSPPDESPRLSISGSSPPLSLPLVNDKGHQRSLSSPANSNHLVLKKTSSNPSSAMSMANKATTPHLTGARSSSSLFGTEVTEEYRLLVKSLAVHIVFDAERCQAIMSTNAVAWLLSFVYRSGTRLSTLTTALDALRDSLKARKRDTGFSGDSREVARHAVQLLGPGLVRTEDFSGSNSSACDKPDYFIEPVTLLPNIIEFNYYASALGPLFAADAIVVTTLLSMTDCDLWTYKDCSPDCLVDKKKLLQRAGRLASVLQHEYLLAPPCAKQEDRLSQALDNLVDMGLLQAAVFPQKGVRRWSDDSDEDDISYCHHFKVTPTSSSLEVIGAWRNMLVPMLDAYYYTAHCLQKLIATQMPDKEFIQSSQSYIGSLLEKGILKYGESICIDPIRNAVKFFESEGVVESYTHDSIRLLYLSKEFESEDKLLPFINEIDSFRS; encoded by the exons AACGATCTCACTAGCAAGACCACGACCAGCCTAGGATTGCGGAATCTACTGCGGGTATCCACCAATAATTCAGACAGATACTTCCTCACCAGAAAGTGCTGTTATGTCTTCCACTGCTTAAACCTGCGCACCAAATTTCATTATCCAGACATACCAAATAAG CTCATCATCAAGGATGAGTGTGTGGCAGCAGCGCTGGAGCAAGTGGTGGCAGACGAGATGGAGCAGAAGGGATTGGAGGCAAGTGACAAGAAGGCCTATGTCACCCTGCTGGCCAAGTACACCGCAAGGGCTAACAAGCTGCTGCATGAGATGAAGGCAGCACTCTCCAGCACCCTCATCAG atTAACTGGCTACGTATTGTTCAAGGTGTTCAGCAACCTGTTCTCCTCCGTGACGGTGCATGGCGGCCAGAAGGAGGTGATAGAAAGAGCAGCACAGAAGGACATGCCTATCATATACTTACCTCTCCATCGCTCCCACGTGGACTATTTGTTTGTCACCTGGATCCTCTTCAACCAGCAGATACCGGCCCCCATCGTGGCCGCTGGGGACAACCTGCGCATGCCTGTCTTTGG GTGGCTCCTGAGAGGCCTTGGAGGCTTCTTCATCAAAAGACGGCTGGACGCTGCAAAGTCTCGCAAGGACATCCTGTACCGCTCAGTGCTGCAGACCTACATGACTCACTCTCTGCAGGCTGGATACAACCTGGAGTTCTTCATTGAAGGAGGACGAACTCGCACTGGCAAACCTTGCATGCCTAAAG GCGGACTTCTCAGTGTGATTGTTGATGCATACAGCAACGGCACTCTTGAGGATGCTCTCATCATTCCTATAGCAATCAACTATGACAGGCTTCTTGATGGCAATTTTATCAGGGAACAAATGGGACAAAGCAAG GTACCAGAATCATTTTGGGGAGCCGTGCGAGCAATAATCAAGGTGCTGTCTACCAATTATGGTCATGCCAGAATTGACTTTGGGCATCCCTTCAGTCTCAGAGAATTTATCCAGACCAGCAAGAGAAGAGATGTCTCTCATCTTGCCATCAGCCAACCACAGACTGAACCTCTGCCTGGGTGcacacctcccctctctccttcacctcctgatGAAAGCCCAAGACTGTCTATCAGTGGTTCAAGTCCACCACTTTCCCTCCCGCTAGTCAATGATAAGGGTCACCAGCGCTCCTTGTCGTCTCCTGCAAACAGTAATCATCTGGTACTAAAAAAAACCTCCTCTAATCCATCCAGTGCCATGAGCATGGCAAACAAAgccaccacacctcacctcacggGAGCTCGCAGCAGCTCCTCCCTCTTTGGCACAGAAGTGACAGAGGAATACAGATTACTAGTCAAGTCTTTGGCTGTTCACATTGTGTTTG ATGCTGAGCGATGCCAAGCCATCATGTCCACCAATGCTGTGGCCTGGCTGCTGTCCTTTGTGTACCGCAGTGGGACAAGACTGTCCACACTCACCACAGCGCTGGACGCCCTCCGGGACTCCCTCAAAGCTCGAAAGAGGGACACAGGGTTTTCTGGCGATTCCAGAGAAGTTGCTAGACATGCG GTACAACTACTTGGACCTGGATTAGTGAGGACAGAAGACTTCTCAGGAAGCAATAGTTCAGCCTGTGATAAACCAGACTACTTCATAGAACCCGTCACACTCCTGCCAAACATCATTGAGTTCAACTACTACGCCAGTGCCCTTGGACCGCTCTTTGCTGCTGATGCTATAGTGG tTACAACCTTACTTTCAATGACTGACTGTGATCTGTGGACCTACAAAGACTGCTCTCCTGATTGTTTAGTTGACAAGAAAAAG CTGCTGCAGCGTGCAGGTCGTCTGGCCTCAGTACTTCAGCACGAGTACCTGCTGGCTCCTCCCTGTGCCAAGCAAGAGGACAGACTCTCACAGGCACTGGACAACCTAGTGGACATGGGACTGCTGCAAGCTGCCGTCTTCCCCCAG AAAGGGGTGAGGAGATGGTCAGACGACTCTGATGAGGATGATATAAGTTACTGCCACCACTTCAAGGTGaccccaacctcctcctctctggaAGTCATTGGTGCTTGGAGGAACATGTTGGTTCCCATGCTGGACGCTTACTATTACACAGCTCACTGTCTCCAGAAGCTGATCGCCACTCAGATGCCAGACAAGGAATTCATCCAGAGTTCCCAGAGCTACATTGGATCCCTGTTAGAAAAGGGTATTCTGAAATATG GTGAAAGCATTTGTATAGACCCCATTCGGAATGCTGTCAAATTCTTTGAATCAGAGGGAGTTGTGGAAAGCTACACACATGACAGCATTCGCCTGTTGTATCTTTCCAAAGAGTTTGAGTCAGAAGATAAGCTCTTGCCCTTCATCAATGAAATTGACAGCTTCAGGTCATGA
- the LOC135104085 gene encoding glycerol-3-phosphate acyltransferase 1, mitochondrial-like isoform X1: MTSTLIMRREDLGISWAQLDHPPKAHTAHTTAPAMGPLTSQWPMDGKNLVAQIASTMPTPPESPPPSHQAGPALTDTITSNDLTSKTTTSLGLRNLLRVSTNNSDRYFLTRKCCYVFHCLNLRTKFHYPDIPNKLIIKDECVAAALEQVVADEMEQKGLEASDKKAYVTLLAKYTARANKLLHEMKAALSSTLIRLTGYVLFKVFSNLFSSVTVHGGQKEVIERAAQKDMPIIYLPLHRSHVDYLFVTWILFNQQIPAPIVAAGDNLRMPVFGWLLRGLGGFFIKRRLDAAKSRKDILYRSVLQTYMTHSLQAGYNLEFFIEGGRTRTGKPCMPKGGLLSVIVDAYSNGTLEDALIIPIAINYDRLLDGNFIREQMGQSKVPESFWGAVRAIIKVLSTNYGHARIDFGHPFSLREFIQTSKRRDVSHLAISQPQTEPLPGCTPPLSPSPPDESPRLSISGSSPPLSLPLVNDKGHQRSLSSPANSNHLVLKKTSSNPSSAMSMANKATTPHLTGARSSSSLFGTEVTEEYRLLVKSLAVHIVFDAERCQAIMSTNAVAWLLSFVYRSGTRLSTLTTALDALRDSLKARKRDTGFSGDSREVARHAVQLLGPGLVRTEDFSGSNSSACDKPDYFIEPVTLLPNIIEFNYYASALGPLFAADAIVVTTLLSMTDCDLWTYKDCSPDCLVDKKKLLQRAGRLASVLQHEYLLAPPCAKQEDRLSQALDNLVDMGLLQAAVFPQKGVRRWSDDSDEDDISYCHHFKVTPTSSSLEVIGAWRNMLVPMLDAYYYTAHCLQKLIATQMPDKEFIQSSQSYIGSLLEKGILKYGESICIDPIRNAVKFFESEGVVESYTHDSIRLLYLSKEFESEDKLLPFINEIDSFRS; this comes from the exons ATGACTTCCACCCTCATCATGAGAAGAGAAGACTTGGGGATATCCTGGGCCCAGCTCGACCATCCCCCCAAGGCCCACACTGCCCACACCACTGCACCAGCCATGGGTCCCCTCACTTCGCAGTGGCCCATGGATGGCAAGAACTTGGTGGCCCAGATCGCCTCCACCATGCCCACACCCCCAGAGTCCCCTCCACCGAGTCACCAGGCTGGCCCGGCCCTCACCGACACCATCACGAGC AACGATCTCACTAGCAAGACCACGACCAGCCTAGGATTGCGGAATCTACTGCGGGTATCCACCAATAATTCAGACAGATACTTCCTCACCAGAAAGTGCTGTTATGTCTTCCACTGCTTAAACCTGCGCACCAAATTTCATTATCCAGACATACCAAATAAG CTCATCATCAAGGATGAGTGTGTGGCAGCAGCGCTGGAGCAAGTGGTGGCAGACGAGATGGAGCAGAAGGGATTGGAGGCAAGTGACAAGAAGGCCTATGTCACCCTGCTGGCCAAGTACACCGCAAGGGCTAACAAGCTGCTGCATGAGATGAAGGCAGCACTCTCCAGCACCCTCATCAG atTAACTGGCTACGTATTGTTCAAGGTGTTCAGCAACCTGTTCTCCTCCGTGACGGTGCATGGCGGCCAGAAGGAGGTGATAGAAAGAGCAGCACAGAAGGACATGCCTATCATATACTTACCTCTCCATCGCTCCCACGTGGACTATTTGTTTGTCACCTGGATCCTCTTCAACCAGCAGATACCGGCCCCCATCGTGGCCGCTGGGGACAACCTGCGCATGCCTGTCTTTGG GTGGCTCCTGAGAGGCCTTGGAGGCTTCTTCATCAAAAGACGGCTGGACGCTGCAAAGTCTCGCAAGGACATCCTGTACCGCTCAGTGCTGCAGACCTACATGACTCACTCTCTGCAGGCTGGATACAACCTGGAGTTCTTCATTGAAGGAGGACGAACTCGCACTGGCAAACCTTGCATGCCTAAAG GCGGACTTCTCAGTGTGATTGTTGATGCATACAGCAACGGCACTCTTGAGGATGCTCTCATCATTCCTATAGCAATCAACTATGACAGGCTTCTTGATGGCAATTTTATCAGGGAACAAATGGGACAAAGCAAG GTACCAGAATCATTTTGGGGAGCCGTGCGAGCAATAATCAAGGTGCTGTCTACCAATTATGGTCATGCCAGAATTGACTTTGGGCATCCCTTCAGTCTCAGAGAATTTATCCAGACCAGCAAGAGAAGAGATGTCTCTCATCTTGCCATCAGCCAACCACAGACTGAACCTCTGCCTGGGTGcacacctcccctctctccttcacctcctgatGAAAGCCCAAGACTGTCTATCAGTGGTTCAAGTCCACCACTTTCCCTCCCGCTAGTCAATGATAAGGGTCACCAGCGCTCCTTGTCGTCTCCTGCAAACAGTAATCATCTGGTACTAAAAAAAACCTCCTCTAATCCATCCAGTGCCATGAGCATGGCAAACAAAgccaccacacctcacctcacggGAGCTCGCAGCAGCTCCTCCCTCTTTGGCACAGAAGTGACAGAGGAATACAGATTACTAGTCAAGTCTTTGGCTGTTCACATTGTGTTTG ATGCTGAGCGATGCCAAGCCATCATGTCCACCAATGCTGTGGCCTGGCTGCTGTCCTTTGTGTACCGCAGTGGGACAAGACTGTCCACACTCACCACAGCGCTGGACGCCCTCCGGGACTCCCTCAAAGCTCGAAAGAGGGACACAGGGTTTTCTGGCGATTCCAGAGAAGTTGCTAGACATGCG GTACAACTACTTGGACCTGGATTAGTGAGGACAGAAGACTTCTCAGGAAGCAATAGTTCAGCCTGTGATAAACCAGACTACTTCATAGAACCCGTCACACTCCTGCCAAACATCATTGAGTTCAACTACTACGCCAGTGCCCTTGGACCGCTCTTTGCTGCTGATGCTATAGTGG tTACAACCTTACTTTCAATGACTGACTGTGATCTGTGGACCTACAAAGACTGCTCTCCTGATTGTTTAGTTGACAAGAAAAAG CTGCTGCAGCGTGCAGGTCGTCTGGCCTCAGTACTTCAGCACGAGTACCTGCTGGCTCCTCCCTGTGCCAAGCAAGAGGACAGACTCTCACAGGCACTGGACAACCTAGTGGACATGGGACTGCTGCAAGCTGCCGTCTTCCCCCAG AAAGGGGTGAGGAGATGGTCAGACGACTCTGATGAGGATGATATAAGTTACTGCCACCACTTCAAGGTGaccccaacctcctcctctctggaAGTCATTGGTGCTTGGAGGAACATGTTGGTTCCCATGCTGGACGCTTACTATTACACAGCTCACTGTCTCCAGAAGCTGATCGCCACTCAGATGCCAGACAAGGAATTCATCCAGAGTTCCCAGAGCTACATTGGATCCCTGTTAGAAAAGGGTATTCTGAAATATG GTGAAAGCATTTGTATAGACCCCATTCGGAATGCTGTCAAATTCTTTGAATCAGAGGGAGTTGTGGAAAGCTACACACATGACAGCATTCGCCTGTTGTATCTTTCCAAAGAGTTTGAGTCAGAAGATAAGCTCTTGCCCTTCATCAATGAAATTGACAGCTTCAGGTCATGA